In Balaenoptera acutorostrata chromosome 19, mBalAcu1.1, whole genome shotgun sequence, the following proteins share a genomic window:
- the SLC8A2 gene encoding sodium/calcium exchanger 2 isoform X5 → MAPLALVGFALLLGTPPCSGAATPTPSLPPPPANDSDASSMGGCQGSNRCQPGVLLPVWEPDDPSLGDKAARAVVYFVAMVYMFLGVSIIADRFMASIEVITSKEKEITITKSNGETSVGTVRIWNETVSNLTLMALGSSAPEILLSVIEVCGHNFQAGELGPGTIVGSAAFNMFVVIAVCIYVIPAGESRKIKHLRVFFVTASWSIFAYVWLYLILAVFSPGVVQVWEALLTLVFFPVCVVFAWMADKRLLFYKYVYKRYRTDPRSGIIIGAEGDPPKSIELDGTFLGAEAPGEVGGLGPGPAEARELDTSRREVIQILKDLKQKHPDKDLEQLVGIANYYALLHQQKSRAFYRIQATRLMTGAGNVLRRHAVDASRRATLAEGPGEDEDDGASRIFFEPSLYHCLENCGSVLLSVTCQGGEGNSTFYVDYRTEDGSAKAGSDYEYSEGTLVFKPGETQKELRIGIIDDDIFEEDEHFFVRLLNLRVGDAQGMFEPDGGGRPKGRLVAPLLATVTILDDDHAGIFSFQDRLLHVSECMGTVDVRVVRSSGARGTVRLPYRTVDGTARGGGVHYEDACGELEFGDDETMKTLQVKIVDDEEYEKKDNFFIELGQPQWLKRGISALLLNQGDGDRKLTAEEEEARRIAEMGKPVLGENCRLEVIIEESYDFKNTVDKLIKKTNLALVIGTHSWREQFLEAITVSAAVVLMVARWLLYIQVSSPYSRQEERKQGSRKGQSACCV, encoded by the exons ATGGCTCCCCTGGCCTTGGTGGGGTTTGCACTCCTCCTGGGGACTCCCCCATGCTCAGGGGCGGCCACCCCgaccccctccctgccacctcccCCAGCCAACGACAGCGATGCCAGCAGCATGGGGGGCTGCCAGGGCTCCAACCGCTGCCAGCCAGGGGTCCTGCTGCCCGTTTGGGAGCCCGATGACCCGTCGCTGGGCGACAAAGCCGCGCGGGCCGTGGTCTACTTTGTGGCCATGGTCTACATGTTCCTGGGTGTATCCATTATTGCCGACCGCTTCATGGCATCCATCGAGGTCATCACGTCCAAGGAGAAAGAGATCACCATCACTAAGTCCAACGGCGAGACCAGCGTGGGCACCGTCCGCATCTGGAATGAGACTGTGTCCAACCTCACACTCATGGCCCTGGGCTCCTCGGCCCCTGAGATCCTGCTGTCTGTTATTGAGGTCTGCGGCCACAACTTCCAGGCGGGCGAGCTGGGCCCGGGCACCATCGTGGGCAGCGCTGCCTTCAACATGTTTGTGGTCATTGCCGTGTGCATCTACGTCATCCCAGCTGGTGAGAGCCGCAAGATCAAGCACCTGAGAGTCTTCTTTGTCACCGCTTCTTGGAGTATCTTCGCCTACGTCTGGCTTTATCTCATCCTTGCCGTCTTTTCCCCGGGTGTGGTCCAG GTGTGGGAGGCGCTGCTGACCCTCGTCTTCTTCCCGGTGTGCGTGGTGTTCGCCTGGATGGCCGACAAGCGGCTGCTCTTCTACAAGTACGTGTACAAGCGCTACCGCACCGACCCGCGCAGCGGCATCATCATCGGCGCCGAGGGCGACCCCCCCAAGAGCATCGAGCTGGACGGCACGTTCTTGGGCGCCGAGGCGCCGGGCGAGGTGGGCGGCCTGGGCCCGGGGCCCGCCGAGGCCCGCGAGCTGGACACCAGCCGCCGCGAGGTCATCCAGATCCTCAAGGACCTCAAGCAGAAGCACCCGGACAAGGACCTGGAGCAGCTGGTGGGCATCGCCAACTACTACGCGCTGCTGCACCAGCAGAAGAGCCGCGCCTTCTACCGCATCCAGGCCACGCGGCTAATGACGGGCGCGGGCAACGTGCTGCGGCGACACGCGGTGGACGCTTCGCGCAGGGCCACCCTGGCCGAGGGCCCCGGCGAGGACGAGGACGACGGCGCCAGCCGCATCTTCTTTGAGCCCAGCCTCTACCACTGCCTGGAGAACTGCGGCTCTGTGCTGCTGTCCGTCACGTGCCAAGGCGGCGAGGGCAACAGCACCTTCTACGTGGACTACCGCACGGAGGACGGCTCCGCCAAGGCCGGCTCCGACTATGAGTACAG CGAGGGCACGCTGGTGTTCAAGCCGGGCGAGACACAGAAGGAGCTGCGTATCGGCATCATCGACGACGACATCTTCGAGGAGGACGAGCACTTCTTCGTGCGGCTGCTGAACTTACGCGTGGGCGACGCGCAGGGCATGTTCGAGCCCGACGGCGGCGGGCGGCCCAAGGGGCGGCTGGTGGCGCCGCTGCTGGCCACCGTCACCATCCTGGACGACGACCACGCGGGCATCTTCTCCTTCCAGGACCGCCTGCTGCACGTGAGCGAGTGCATGGGCACCGTGGACGTGCGCGTCGTGCGCAGCTCGGGCGCGCGCGGCACCGTGCGCCTCCCCTACCGCACAGTGGACGGGACGGCGCGCGGCGGCGGCGTGCACTACGAGGACGCGTGCGGCGAGCTCGAGTTCGGCGACGACGAGACCAT GAAAACTCTTCAGGTGAAGATAGTTGACGATGAGGAATATGAGAAAAAGGATAATTTCTTCATCGAGCTGGGCCAGCCACAGTGGCTTAAGCGAGGGATTTCAG cTCTGCTACTCAATCAAG GGGATGGGGACAGGAAACTGACAGCTGAGGAGGAAGAGGCTCGGAGGATAGCAGAAATGGGCAAGCCGGTTCTTGGGGAAAACTGTCGACTGGAGGTCATCATTGAGGAGTCGTATGATTTTAAG AACACGGTGGataaactcatcaagaaaacgaACTTGGCTTTGGTGATTGGGACCCATTCGTGGAGAGAGCAGTTTTTAGAGGCAATTACGGTGAGCGCAG CTGTTGtcctcatggttgcaagatggctgctgtaCATCCAGGTGTCAAGTCCATACtccaggcaggaagaaaggaagcagggaAGCAGGAAGGGGCAGAGTGCCTGTTGCGTTTGA